In Phoenix dactylifera cultivar Barhee BC4 chromosome 11, palm_55x_up_171113_PBpolish2nd_filt_p, whole genome shotgun sequence, the following are encoded in one genomic region:
- the LOC103708960 gene encoding uncharacterized protein LOC103708960 isoform X1, giving the protein MAEARVSAPLAQEDSPCCPQVEVSDLDEENSNSFAQWINDSSSQKKAQAPQCNTDSAPQVSGDRKLGKYFYYDSPLYEETGIWIPVSVPPMSVIDHEEWNRGFCSNGAYFPEGDISWDHFAVEEKEMTMWDVVSEIVLAARGKMKALRSGEIQYCRTSWISTDILGQAWKEMAHILTEANYGNAKKILGAEPPKWLPDSAASACMLCNVRFHPIMCSRHHCRFCGGIFCNECSKGRSLLPSKFRAVDPQRVCDVCCVRLESVRPYLMDQVSRASQLPTHDLTDLSTLRSWLNFPWGQTMEYEIYKTANIIRSYNKVGSLRPEKSIPKAIMRGAKGLAILTVVRVGVMVTYNIGTGLVIARREDDSWSPPCAISSLGVGWGAQVGGELTDFIIVLRTEDAVKTFSGSAHVSVGAALSAAAGIVGRAVEANLHAGDGGCAACYTYSCSKGAFVGCSLEGSMVTTRTAENCRFYGSSIKAADILLGSLPKPPAASVLYHALSDLFQKLDK; this is encoded by the exons ATGGCTGAAGCTAGGGTTTCTGCTCCTCTCGCCCAGGAGGATTCCCCTTGTTGTCCCCAGGTGGAG GTCTCTGATTTGGATGAGGAGAACAGCAACAGCTTTGCTCAATGGATCAATGACTCCTCAAGTCAAAAAAAGGCTCAGGCCCCCCAATGCAATACAGACTCAGCTCCTCAAGTTTCTGGAGATCGGAAGTTGGGAAAATACTTTTACTATGACTCACCTCTCTATGAAGAGACTGGCATTTGGATACCTGTTTCGGTCCCCCCCATGTCAGTGATTGATCATGAGGAGTGGAATAGGGGGTTCTGTTCCAATGGGGCATACTTCCCTGAGGGTGATATTAGTTGGGACCACTTTGCTGTAGAAGAGAAGGAGATGACCATGTGGGATGTGGTCTCGGAGATTGTACTTGCTGCCAGAGGCAAAATGAAGGCCCTTCGTTCAGGTGAGATTCAGTATTGCAGGACGTCTTGGATTTCGACCGACATCCTTGGGCAAGCTTGGAAGGAGATGGCACATATCCTCACAGAGGCTAATTATGGGAATGCAAAGAAAATTCTTGGTGCAGAGCCACCCAAATGGTTGCCTGATAGTGCAGCATCTGCTTGCATGCTTTGCAATGTCCGTTTTCATCCAATCATGTGCTCTCGGCACCACTGCCGGTTTTGTGGTGGAATATTCTGTAATGAGTGTTCAAAAGGCAGGAGCTTGTTGCCTTCAAAATTTCGAGCTGTGGACCCACAGAGGGTCTGCGATGTGTGCTGTGTGCGGCTTGAGTCTGTTCGGCCTTATTTGATGGATCAAGTTAGTCGTGCCTCTCAGTTGCCAACACACGATCTGACAGATCTTAGCACATTAAGGTCATGGTTGAACTTCCCATGGGGACAGACAATGGAGTATGAGATTTATAAAACAGCAAACATTATTCGTAGTTACAACAAG GTGGGTTCGTTGAGACCCGAGAAGTCCATTCCCAAAGCTATTATGAGAGGAGCAAAAGGTCTTGCAATACTTACGGTTGTAAGGGTTGGAGTAATGGTAACTTACAATATTGGGACTGGATTGGTCATTGCTCGTAGGGAAGATGATTCATGGTCTCCTCCATGTGCCATTTCTTCATTAGGTGTTGGATGGGGAGCTCAG GTTGGTGGGGAGTTAACTGACTTTATAATTGTGCTGAGGACGGAAGATGCTGTTAAGACCTTTAGTGGGAGTGCACATGTATCAGTTGGTGCTGCTCTTAGTGCAGCTGCTGGCATTGTTGGACGAGCAGTTGAGGCCAATTTACATGCTGGTGATGGTGGTTGTGCTGCTTGTTACACATACAGTTGCAGCAAAG GTGCATTTGTAGGATGCTCACTCGAAGGAAGTATGGTGACAACCCGCACCGCAGAAAATTGCCGATTCTATGGTTCGTCAATCAAGGCAGCTGATATTCTTCTAGGTTCATTGCCTAAGCCGCCTGCTGCTTCTGTTCTTTATCATGCCTTATCCGATCTATTCCAGAAACTAGATAAATAA
- the LOC103708960 gene encoding uncharacterized protein LOC103708960 isoform X2, translating to MAEARVSAPLAQEDSPCCPQVSDLDEENSNSFAQWINDSSSQKKAQAPQCNTDSAPQVSGDRKLGKYFYYDSPLYEETGIWIPVSVPPMSVIDHEEWNRGFCSNGAYFPEGDISWDHFAVEEKEMTMWDVVSEIVLAARGKMKALRSGEIQYCRTSWISTDILGQAWKEMAHILTEANYGNAKKILGAEPPKWLPDSAASACMLCNVRFHPIMCSRHHCRFCGGIFCNECSKGRSLLPSKFRAVDPQRVCDVCCVRLESVRPYLMDQVSRASQLPTHDLTDLSTLRSWLNFPWGQTMEYEIYKTANIIRSYNKVGSLRPEKSIPKAIMRGAKGLAILTVVRVGVMVTYNIGTGLVIARREDDSWSPPCAISSLGVGWGAQVGGELTDFIIVLRTEDAVKTFSGSAHVSVGAALSAAAGIVGRAVEANLHAGDGGCAACYTYSCSKGAFVGCSLEGSMVTTRTAENCRFYGSSIKAADILLGSLPKPPAASVLYHALSDLFQKLDK from the exons ATGGCTGAAGCTAGGGTTTCTGCTCCTCTCGCCCAGGAGGATTCCCCTTGTTGTCCCCAG GTCTCTGATTTGGATGAGGAGAACAGCAACAGCTTTGCTCAATGGATCAATGACTCCTCAAGTCAAAAAAAGGCTCAGGCCCCCCAATGCAATACAGACTCAGCTCCTCAAGTTTCTGGAGATCGGAAGTTGGGAAAATACTTTTACTATGACTCACCTCTCTATGAAGAGACTGGCATTTGGATACCTGTTTCGGTCCCCCCCATGTCAGTGATTGATCATGAGGAGTGGAATAGGGGGTTCTGTTCCAATGGGGCATACTTCCCTGAGGGTGATATTAGTTGGGACCACTTTGCTGTAGAAGAGAAGGAGATGACCATGTGGGATGTGGTCTCGGAGATTGTACTTGCTGCCAGAGGCAAAATGAAGGCCCTTCGTTCAGGTGAGATTCAGTATTGCAGGACGTCTTGGATTTCGACCGACATCCTTGGGCAAGCTTGGAAGGAGATGGCACATATCCTCACAGAGGCTAATTATGGGAATGCAAAGAAAATTCTTGGTGCAGAGCCACCCAAATGGTTGCCTGATAGTGCAGCATCTGCTTGCATGCTTTGCAATGTCCGTTTTCATCCAATCATGTGCTCTCGGCACCACTGCCGGTTTTGTGGTGGAATATTCTGTAATGAGTGTTCAAAAGGCAGGAGCTTGTTGCCTTCAAAATTTCGAGCTGTGGACCCACAGAGGGTCTGCGATGTGTGCTGTGTGCGGCTTGAGTCTGTTCGGCCTTATTTGATGGATCAAGTTAGTCGTGCCTCTCAGTTGCCAACACACGATCTGACAGATCTTAGCACATTAAGGTCATGGTTGAACTTCCCATGGGGACAGACAATGGAGTATGAGATTTATAAAACAGCAAACATTATTCGTAGTTACAACAAG GTGGGTTCGTTGAGACCCGAGAAGTCCATTCCCAAAGCTATTATGAGAGGAGCAAAAGGTCTTGCAATACTTACGGTTGTAAGGGTTGGAGTAATGGTAACTTACAATATTGGGACTGGATTGGTCATTGCTCGTAGGGAAGATGATTCATGGTCTCCTCCATGTGCCATTTCTTCATTAGGTGTTGGATGGGGAGCTCAG GTTGGTGGGGAGTTAACTGACTTTATAATTGTGCTGAGGACGGAAGATGCTGTTAAGACCTTTAGTGGGAGTGCACATGTATCAGTTGGTGCTGCTCTTAGTGCAGCTGCTGGCATTGTTGGACGAGCAGTTGAGGCCAATTTACATGCTGGTGATGGTGGTTGTGCTGCTTGTTACACATACAGTTGCAGCAAAG GTGCATTTGTAGGATGCTCACTCGAAGGAAGTATGGTGACAACCCGCACCGCAGAAAATTGCCGATTCTATGGTTCGTCAATCAAGGCAGCTGATATTCTTCTAGGTTCATTGCCTAAGCCGCCTGCTGCTTCTGTTCTTTATCATGCCTTATCCGATCTATTCCAGAAACTAGATAAATAA
- the LOC103708961 gene encoding protein BZR1 homolog 3-like: MPSGARLPTWRERENNKRRERRRRAIAAKIYTGLRAYGDFKLPKHCDNNEVLKALCNEAGWTVEEDGTTYRTGSKPAARVDAAAGGSASPSPCTSYQPSPRASYNPSPPSSSFPSPSSSYVTHAHNANQGADGTSLIPWLKNLSSASSTSSLNPPSHHHFYMHAGSISAPVTPPLSSPTARSPRVKTDWDDPASQPRWAGSQYTFLPSSTPPSPGRQVIPDPAWLAGLRLPSGGPSSPTYTLVSSNPFGFFCKEASAGAGSSRMWTPGQSGTCSPVPGGHAGVRVSDGISDEFAFGSSSNGNLQSNGLVKPWEGERIHEECGSDELELTLGSSRTRSEA; the protein is encoded by the exons atgccttCTGGAGCAAGGCTACCGAcgtggagggagagggagaacaaCAAGAGGAGGGAGCGACGGCGGCGGGCGATCGCAGCGAAGATCTATACGGGGCTCCGGGCGTACGGCGACTTCAAGCTCCCGAAGCACTGCGACAACAACGAGGTCCTCAAGGCCCTCTGCAACGAGGCTGGCTGGACCGTCGAAGAAGACGGCACTACTTACCGGACG GGATCCAAGCCGGCTGCACGCGTGGATGCTGCTGCAGGGGGCTCAGCTTCACCAAGCCCGTGCACATCTTATCAGCCAAGCCCACGCGCATCCTATAACCCTAGCCCACCCTCGTCGTCCTTCCCAAGCCCATCCTCCTCTTACGTCACCCATGCCCATAACGCTAACCAAGGAGCGGATGGCACTTCCCTCATCCCTTGGCTCAAGAACCtctcctcagcctcctccacatCCTCCTTGAATCCCCCCAGCCACCACCATTTCTACATGCATGCAGGCTCCATCAGTGCCCCTGTGACTCCTCCGCTAAGTTCTCCAACTGCTCGATCACCTCGCGTTAAGACCGATTGGGATGACCCTGCATCCCAGCCTCGTTGGGCTGGTTCCCAGTACACTTTCCTACCATCCTCCACCCCACCGAGCCCTGGCCGTCAGGTTATCCCGGATCCTGCGTGGCTCGCAGGGCTCCGCCTCCCTTCTGGGGGCCCCTCCTCGCCCACCTACACCCTTGTTTCatcgaacccatttggcttctTCTGTAAGGAGGCATCGGCTGGTGCAGGATCTTCCAGAATGTGGACTCCGGGACAGAGTGGGACGTGCTCTCCTGTGCCTGGTGGACATGCAGGTGTTCGGGTGTCCGATGGCATTTCGGATGAGTTTGCATTCGGGAGCAGCAGCAATGGCAATCTTCAATCAAATGGGTTGGTGAAGCCATGGGAGGGAGAAAGGATCCATGAGGAATGCGGATCAGACGAGCTGGAACTTACCCTTGGAAGCTCCAGGACCAGGTCTGAAGCTTGA